A part of Chloroflexota bacterium genomic DNA contains:
- the sat gene encoding sulfate adenylyltransferase, with product MLPAPHGGKLVRRVLTGDSQAQALQEAASLPTVNVSADVVSDIINIATGAYSPLEGFLDSRNLGSVLDSNHLSDGTPWTIPIVLDVEPEQAKGLPDRVALAAPNGRQVAVMHVTDRYGYDKERYAQHVFGTTDADHPGVAGLLERHDTLLGGTIDLVAEPEAAFPSYTLDPIETRVLFEAKGWRTVVGFQTRNVPHLGHEYVQKSALSFVDGLFINPVIGRKKSGDFTDDAILTTYEALLENYYRPERAVMAVLRTEMRYAGPKEAIFHAIVRKNFGCTHFIVGRDHAGVGSYYTPYAAQEIFDDFPDLGITPMFFTSFFMCRKCGSVVNEKTCPHGPEHQEQFSGTLLRNLMTSGEVPENGLIRPEVAKVLIEHPDPLVG from the coding sequence GCCCTGCAGGAGGCCGCGTCGCTGCCCACCGTCAACGTCTCGGCCGACGTGGTCTCTGACATCATCAACATCGCCACCGGCGCCTACAGCCCGCTGGAGGGCTTCCTCGACAGCCGCAACCTCGGGAGCGTGCTCGACTCCAACCACCTGTCGGACGGCACGCCGTGGACCATCCCCATCGTGCTGGACGTCGAGCCGGAGCAGGCGAAGGGACTGCCCGACCGCGTGGCTCTCGCCGCGCCGAACGGGCGGCAGGTGGCCGTCATGCACGTCACGGACCGCTACGGCTACGACAAGGAGCGCTACGCCCAACACGTCTTCGGCACCACGGACGCGGACCACCCCGGCGTCGCGGGCCTGCTGGAGCGGCACGACACGCTGCTCGGCGGCACCATCGACCTCGTCGCGGAGCCGGAGGCGGCGTTCCCGTCGTACACGCTGGACCCCATCGAGACCCGCGTGCTCTTCGAGGCGAAGGGCTGGCGCACGGTCGTCGGTTTCCAGACGCGCAACGTGCCCCACCTCGGCCACGAGTACGTGCAGAAGTCGGCGCTCAGCTTCGTCGACGGCCTCTTCATCAACCCCGTCATCGGCCGCAAGAAGTCGGGCGACTTCACGGACGACGCCATCCTGACCACCTACGAGGCGCTGCTGGAGAACTACTACCGCCCGGAGCGGGCCGTCATGGCGGTGCTTCGGACGGAGATGCGCTACGCGGGGCCCAAGGAGGCCATCTTCCACGCCATCGTGCGCAAGAACTTCGGCTGCACCCACTTCATCGTCGGGCGCGACCACGCGGGCGTCGGCAGCTACTACACGCCCTACGCGGCGCAGGAGATTTTCGACGACTTCCCGGACCTCGGCATCACGCCGATGTTCTTCACGTCCTTCTTCATGTGCCGCAAGTGCGGCAGCGTGGTGAACGAGAAGACCTGCCCCCACGGCCCCGAGCACCAGGAGCAGTTCAGCGGCACGCTCCTGCGCAACCTGATGACCAGCGGCGAGGTGCCAGAGAACGGGCTCATTCGCCCGGAGGTCGCCAAGGTCCTCATAGAGCACCCGGACCCGCTGGTGGGGTAG
- the lspA gene encoding signal peptidase II produces MQQPVTQRPFLLTDTLAMLVFALALAADQFSKALVREGLRIGESVPAEGFFRLTHVTNSGAIFGLFPNQAVVMTAASVVGIGVLLYFYHAHAGGDWRVRVSMGLLLGGAVGNLIDRLVLGRVTDFLDVGAWPVFNLADSSIVTGVIILAVVYLFPNFLARRRESPQALTEDAAPADANPDAALSTGGGQPADDD; encoded by the coding sequence GTGCAGCAACCCGTCACGCAACGTCCCTTCCTTCTGACCGACACCCTCGCGATGCTGGTCTTTGCGCTGGCCCTCGCGGCGGACCAGTTCTCGAAGGCGCTGGTGCGCGAGGGCCTTCGCATCGGCGAGTCCGTGCCCGCCGAGGGGTTCTTCCGCCTCACGCACGTCACCAACAGCGGGGCCATCTTCGGGCTTTTCCCCAATCAGGCCGTCGTGATGACGGCGGCCTCCGTCGTGGGCATCGGCGTGCTGCTGTACTTCTACCACGCCCACGCCGGCGGCGACTGGCGCGTTCGCGTCAGCATGGGGCTGCTGCTCGGCGGCGCCGTCGGCAACCTCATCGACCGTCTCGTGCTGGGCCGCGTGACCGACTTCCTCGACGTCGGCGCGTGGCCGGTGTTCAACCTCGCCGACTCCTCCATCGTCACAGGCGTGATCATCTTGGCCGTCGTCTACCTCTTCCCCAACTTCCTCGCCCGGCGGCGCGAGAGCCCGCAGGCGCTCACCGAAGATGCCGCGCCCGCCGACGCCAACCCAGACGCCGCCCTCTCGACCGGCGGAGGGCAGCCCGCCGATGACGACTGA
- a CDS encoding type II toxin-antitoxin system HicB family antitoxin, with the protein MGYSVIIEKGPTSFGAQVLDLPGCVAVGDTRDEVYALILEAIELYIEALREEGLPVPEPQTYELVEATA; encoded by the coding sequence ATGGGCTACTCGGTGATCATTGAGAAGGGCCCCACCAGCTTCGGCGCCCAGGTCCTTGACCTGCCGGGGTGCGTGGCCGTGGGCGACACGCGAGATGAGGTTTACGCCCTCATCCTGGAGGCGATTGAACTTTACATCGAGGCATTGCGGGAAGAGGGCCTCCCCGTTCCAGAACCCCAAACCTACGAGCTCGTGGAAGCGACCGCCTAG